A window from Chelmon rostratus isolate fCheRos1 chromosome 13, fCheRos1.pri, whole genome shotgun sequence encodes these proteins:
- the LOC121616104 gene encoding phospholipid-transporting ATPase IH-like, with product MDFTLLRNIISRYCVGEEIWVDSRTVYIGHKEPPPGAEAYIPQRYPDNRIVSSKYTFWNFIPKNLFEQFRRIANFYFLVIFLVQLIIDTPTSPVTSGLPLFFVITVTAIKQGYEDWLRHKADCSINECPVDVVQRGKVVRTQSHKLRVGDIVVVREDETFPCDLILLSSSRHDGTCYVTTTSLDGESSHKTYYAVPDTMAFRTEQEVDSLHATIECEQPQPDLYKFVGRINIYKDKEEPVARPLGAENLLLRGATLKNTQHIYAVAVYTGMETKMALNYQSKSQKRSAVEKSMNAFLIVYLCILISKAVINTVLKYAWQWSPDRDEPWYNHRTENERQRHVVIRAFTDFLAFMVLFNYIIPVSMYVTVEMQKFLGSYFITWDEEMFDEELGEGAQVNTSDLNEELGQVEYVFTDKTGTLTENNMEFIECCVDGNVYIPHAICNGQILSAASSIDMIDSSPGGYRREHEDLFFRALCLCHTVQVKEEETVDGIKRGIHQGRPTSFYISSSPDEVALVEGMKRLGYTYLRLKDNYMEILNKDDEIERFELLHVLNFDSVRRRMSVIVKSSSGEYLLFCKGADSSIFPRVVSGKVEQVKARVEQNAVEGLRTLCVAYRRLSQSEYEEACHHLNEAKLALQDREQRLAQAYDIIERDFVLLGATAVEDRLQEKAADTIESLHKAGMKVWVLTGDKMETAAATCYASKLFRRSTQILELTKKRTEEQSLHDVLFELNRTVLRQRSISGLSVDCLDFGLIIDGATLSAVLKPNQEGAGHGNYREIFLEICRNCSAVLCCRMAPLQKAQIVKLIKASKEHPITLAIGDGANDVSMILEAHVGIGIMGKEGRQAARNSDYAIPKFKHLKKMLLVHGHYYYIRIAELVQYFFYKNVCFIFPQFLYQFFCGFSQQPLYDTAYLTLYNISFTSLPILLYSLVEQHVTMETLKREPSLYRDIAKNSLLRWPVFLYWTCLGVFDAVIFFFGAYFLFDNTTFTSNGQMFGNWTFGTLVFTVLVFTVTLKLALDTHHWTWINHFVIWGSLLFYVIFSLLWGGIIWPFLNYQRMYYVFMQMLSSGPAWLSIILLITVSLLPDVIKKVLCRAMCPTATERAQSTRPCLTVEPSTIFMLSQSSSRMSF from the exons CTTATCATCGACACCCCCACCAGCCCAGTCACCAGCGGCCTGCCCCTCTTCTTTGTTATCACTGTCACCGCCATAAAACAg GGCTATGAGGACTGGCTCCGACACAAGGCTGACTGCTCTATAAACGAGTGTCCGGTGGACGTGGTGCAGCGGGGGAAGGTGGTGAGGACACAGAGTCACAAGCTACGG GTGGGGGACATCGTCGTGGTGAGGGAGGACGAGACTTTCCCATGTGACCTCATCCTGCTCTCCTCCAGCCGCCATGATGGGACCTGCTACgtcaccaccaccagcctggACGGGGAGTCCAGCCACAAG ACCTATTATGCTGTACCAGATACCATGGCCTTTAGAACGGAGCAGGAGGTGGATTCGCTACATGCCACTATTGAATGTGAACAACCGCAGCCTGACCTCTACAA ATTCGTGGGACGCATCAATATTTACAAGGACAAAGAAGAGCCTGTGGCTAG ACCGCTTGGAGCTGAGAACCTGCTCCTCAGAGGAGCCACACTGAAGAACACACAACATATTTACG CTGTTGCGGTCTACACGGGTATGGAGACCAAGATGGCGTTGAATTACCAGTCGAAATCACAGAAGCGCTCTGCTGTGGAAAA GTCGATGAATGCCTTTCTGATCGTGTATCTGTGCATCCTGATCAGTAAAGCGGTCATCAACACTGTTCTGAAATACGCCTGGCAGTGGTCTCCTGACAGAGACGAGCCCTGGTACAACCACAGGACGGAGAACGAGCGCCAGCGCCATGTG GTGATCCGAGCTTTCACAGACTTCCTGGCCTTCATGGTCTTATTTAATTACATCATCCCGGTGTCTATGTACGTGACGGTGGAGATGCAGAAGTTTCTGGGCTCCTATTTCATCACCTGGGACGAGGAAATGTTCGACGAAGAGCTGGGAGAGGGAGCTCAGGTCAACACCTCCGACCTCAATGAGGAGCTGGGACAG GTGGAGTATGTGTTTACTGATAAGACGGGCACTCTGACGGAGAACAACATGGAGTTTATTGAATGCTGTGTCGATGGGAACGTCTACATCCCGCATGCCATCTGCAACGGCCAAATCCTCAGCGCTGCCTCCAGTATAGACATGATTGATTCCTCACCTGGAGGATACAGGAGA GAACACGAGGATCTGTTTTTCCGGGCGCTGTGTCTGTGCCACACGGTGCaggtaaaggaggaggagacggtggACGGCATCAAGAGGGGCATCCACCAGGGCCGGCCCACCTCCTTCTACATCTCCTCCTCACCGGATGAGGTGGCTTTGGTGGAGGGAATGAAAAG GCTGGGCTACACCTATCTGAGACTGAAAGATAACTACATGGAGATCCTCAACAAAGACGATGAGATTGAAAG GTTTGAGCTGCTCCATGTGCTGAACTTTGACTCTGTCAGGAGGAGAATGAGCGTCATAGTCAAGTCAAGCTCAG GAGAATACCTGCTGTTCTGTAAGGGGGCGGACTCGTCCATTTTTCCTCGGGTGGTGTCTGGGAAGGTGGAGCAGGTGAAAGCCCGCGTGGAGCAGAATGCTGTT GAGGGGCTGCGGACGCTGTGCGTGGCCTACCGACGGCTGTCGCAGTCCGAATACGAGGAGGCGTGTCATCACCTGAACGAAGCCAAGCTGGCCCTGCAGGACAGGGAGCAGAGGCTGGCGCAGGCCTATGACATCATCGAGAGGGACTTTGTGCTTTTGGGCGCTACGGCAGTGGAGGACAG GCTGCAGGAGAAAGCCGCAGACACCATCGAGTCACTGCACAAGGCGGGGATGAAGGTGTGGGTCCTGACAGGGGACAAGATGGAGACGGCAGCGGCTACCTGCTACGCCAGCAAGCTGTTCCGCCGCAGCACCCAGATCCTGGAGCTGACCAAGAAACgcacagaggagcagagtcTGCACGACGTCCTGTTCGAACTAAACAGGACCGTTCTCAGACAACGCTCTATATCTGG GTTGTCAGTAGACTGCCTCGATTTTGGCCTGATCATCGACGGGGCCACTCTGTCTGCAGTACTGAAGCCCAACCAGGAGGGCGCCGGGCACGGCAACTACAGGGAGATCTTTCTAGAGATCTGTCGCAACTGTAGCGCAGTGCTCTGCTGTCGCATGGCACCGCTGCAGAAAGCACAG attGTGAAGCTAATTAAAGCTTCCAAGGAGCACCCCATAACCCTCGCCATCGGCGATGGAGCCAACGATGTCAGCATGATCTTGGAAGCACATGTGGGCATTG GCATCATGGGTAAAGAAGGCCGACAGGCAGCAAGGAACAGTGACTATGCCATCCCGAAGTTCAAACACCTGAAGAAGATGCTGCTCGTTCATGGCCACTACTATTACATCCGAATTGCTGAACTCGTTCAGTACTTCTTCTACAAG AATGTATGCTTCATCTTCCCTCAGTTCCTGTATCAGTTCTTCTGTGGGTTCTCCCAGCAG cctctgtaCGACACCGCCTATTTGACGTTGTACAACATCAGCTTCACCTCACTCCCAATCCTCCTCTACAGCCTGGTCGAGCAGCACGTCACCATGGAGACACTCAAGAGGGAGCCCTCCTTGTACAG GGACATAGCGAAGAACTCCCTCCTCCGCTGGCCTGTCTTCCTGTACTGGACATGCCTGGGTGTGTTTGACGCTGTTATCTTCTTCTTTGGTGcctacttcctgtttgacaaCACCACCTTCACCAGCAATGGCCAG ATGTTTGGGAACTGGACCTTTGGGACTCTTGTCTTTACTGTGCTGGTGTTCACCGTTACGCTCAAG ctcgCCTTGGACACGCACCACTGGACCTGGATCAATCACTTTGTCATCTGGGGGTCACTACTTTTCTACgttattttctctcttctctgggGAGGCATCATTTG GCCCTTCCTGAACTACCAGAGGATGTACTACGTGTTCATGCAGATGCTGTCCAGCGGTCCGGCCTGGCTCAGCATCATCCTGCTTATCACGGTCAGCCTGCTGCCAGATGTCATCAAGAAGGTCCTCTGCAGGGCCATGTGCCCCACAGCCACTGAACGTGCACAG TCCACTCGCCCGTGCCTTACTGTGGAGCCGTCCACCATCTTCATGCTTTCTCAGTCCTCCAGCAGAATGAGTTTCTGA